One Helicoverpa zea isolate HzStark_Cry1AcR chromosome 11, ilHelZeax1.1, whole genome shotgun sequence genomic window carries:
- the LOC124634260 gene encoding uncharacterized protein LOC124634260 yields the protein MEKCIVTQLGKYLQQNNIINKCQHGFLKGRSTSTLLSEFTDEINNYLEDKKIVIAIFFDYKKAFDTLQKDTLINAMEECGVRQPLNKWFSDYLTARSYRVKVSDTFSDSVTVRSGVPQGSGCGPICYLMHVNSLCGVLRHCSSYMYADDLCILRAGTDIQETCQLIQRDVDAVVKWSHDNGIILNADKTKLLVIRSPYTHLSISTPTLITHEYSCFHNDLKNCQCKPIEAVNSVTYLGVKIDESFSWSCHIDYICNKLRILLSKFYHLSYKVPINILRSLYLSLVESIISYALDSYGLTFKTYINKIESLQIRFLKLLVTKKTKLNCKGDYKKLFKICNILPVHLKHRYLLAINQHGRKEHDLSIVSNTYNTRSMPAGKYNVPRVHNYFGDRTLKKRVPYVLNSLPADIRQENNRKLFKVKLKKYFHKIIE from the coding sequence ATGGAAAAATGCATAGTCACTCAACtaggaaaatatttacaacagaataatattattaacaaatGTCAACACGGATTTCTAAAAGGCAGAAGTACAAGTACACTGTTATCTGAATTTactgatgaaataaataattatttagaagataaaaaaattgtaatagcTATATTTTTCGACTATAAGAAAGCGTTTGATACTTTACAAAAAGATACCCTTATTAACGCGATGGAGGAGTGCGGTGTGAGACAACCACTGAACAAATGGTTTAGTGATTACCTCACAGCGCGCTCCTACCGTGTAAAGGTGAGTGATACTTTCAGTGACAGTGTGACGGTACGGAGCGGGGTACCTCAAGGATCTGGATGTGGTCCTATTTGTTACCTCATGCATGTCAACAGCCTATGCGGAGTGCTGCGTCATTGCTCGTCATACATGTACGCAGACGATCTTTGCATACTCCGCGCCGGAACCGACATCCAAGAAACTTGTCAGCTAATCCAACGAGACGTAGATGCGGTAGTCAAATGGTCACATGACAATGGGATCATTTTAAACGCTGATAAAACCAAACTTCTCGTCATTAGATCACCATACACACACCTGTCTATTTCTACTCCTACACTAATAACTCATGAATACTCATGCTTTCATAATGATTTGAAAAACTGTCAATGCAAGCCTATTGAAGCTGTTAATTCTGTTACATATCTCGgtgttaaaattgatgaaagtttTTCATGGTCTTGTCATATAGATTATATTTGTAATAAGTTAAGAATATTGCTTAGTAAGTTTTATCATTTAAGTTACAAAGttcctataaatattttaagaagtcTGTATTTATCCTTAGTTGAATCAATAATAAGTTATGCTCTTGACAGCTATGGCCTAACCTTTAAAacttacattaataaaatagagTCATTACAAATAAGATTTCTCAAGTTACTAGTTACAAAAAAGACCAAATTAAATTGCAAAGGTGATTACAagaagttatttaaaatatgtaacatCCTACCGGTTCATTTAAAACATAGATATCTCTTAGCCATAAATCAGCACGGCAGGAAAGAGCATGACTTATCTATTGTATCAAATACATACAATACACGGTCTATGCCTGCCGGTAAATATAATGTTCCAAGggttcataattattttggtgATAGAACTCTAAAGAAGCGTGTACCATATGTGCTCAACAGTTTACCGGCAGACATCAGAcaagaaaataatagaaaactctttaaagttaagttaaaaaagtattttcataaaataattgagtAG
- the LOC124634265 gene encoding uncharacterized protein LOC124634265: MLYLNNGYLNSSAIKIKMLLHRDINILARFYTVFVISLLLARYSNAKDTPTNSSIKSMIVQEIMKKVSNITLTALAKADPEKKETVLHQIEQKLRKSARNMGSDANKYVKFIMNEFESKASEAPKAPKRIPDVIRKSINVRMDEKPKASVVIDSSLKKEIIADIAKKIQTLAKMHMKDAKTVISKKKVIEKIKNRIMNAAQSKHAQLHQKHDELKAYSSLIAQGVELSMQKLLAQDSGRSGRRMDSQEDLKQPSEELGTEDSKQKNNTDLENEILKKTMVAINIEEINKFKNLISESFNETSIDPRCDEILEDTCLSIQAFHRIPCGQGKSIPIENLCNGVVDCMDNVDEVNCTRQAMEKVKKATTVMSEIASSPHRQCFPSTDGGLFAAQNQILRDVLQNQMEFLEKHLNVTLQETRKNPTDDIFIKKAVTDVGTILSTLSYALDGSICAHRVDPDNPNDTAARKYNVIELDELEEEPKAPNWSPKSCTCKGQFCKDPSCEDPCKRICWQRYSLNHWSCQATNSATSVSLDVICDGKLDCFDQSDESYCATDANGLKFEALKKYSTLLDLLTLKSKSYEFVKSRNKLVAMHALVRQLQKHTIKTNVNREVVKTLRDEAFTMLVSIYDDVLEAGNLGGLEDYYIILMSISELLVDALKRSNTGNEILIPADGCYCRDGLCALRRCSKNCVQACLAEPSLTQYPCGYKNISVPIDAICNGKENCPNGRDEKDCKKDVCRGHHLVVLRHNIQHVGVKHRSSVLGEVLDSWKEKVSAALFVAEATQRPNRTSMVEIMRRVLHDLVMAFASMEDSRKAHSEVALKEFIAIANIVMQTLKTCVY, from the exons ATGTTGTACTTGAATAATGGTTATTTGAATTCATCagcaatcaaaattaaaatgctttTGCACAGAGATATCAACATTTTAGCGCGGTTCTATACAGTGTTTGTGATTTCACTTTTATTGGCCCGCTACAGTAATG CTAAAGATACGCCCACCAATAGCTCTATTAAAAGTATGATTGTTCaggaaattatgaaaaaagtgTCTAACATAACATTGACTGCTTTGGCAAAAGCAGATCCCGAAAAGAAAGAAACAGTTTTACACCAAATAGAACAAAAATTAAGGAAATCTGCGAGAAATATGGGATCTGATGCAAATAAGTATGTGAAATTTATCATGAATGAATTTGAATCTAAGGCTTCCGAAGCTCCGAAAGCACCGAAACGTATTCCAGATGTCATACGGAAAAGCATTAACGTTAGAATGGATGAGAAACCTAAGGCATCCGTTGTCATTGACagttcattaaaaaaagaaatcattgctgatatagcaaaaaaaattcAAACTCTCGCTAAAATGCATATGAAAGACGCTAAAACAGTCATAAgtaagaaaaaagttatagaaaaaattaaaaatagaatcaTGAATGCGGCTCAGAGTAAACACGCACAGCTTCACCAGAAACATGATGAACTTAAAGCTTACAGTAGTCTCATAGCACAAGGAGTCGAACTATCCATGCAAAAACTGTTAGCGCAAGACAGTGGTAGAAGTGGTAGACGCATGGACAGCCAAGAAGATTTAAAACAACCTTCAGAAGAATTAGGCACTGAAGACAGTAAGCAGAAAAACAATACGGATCtggaaaatgaaatattaaaaaaaaccatgGTTGCCATAAATATAGAAGAAATCAATAAATTTAAGAACCTCATATCTGAATCCTTCAATGAAACTTCCATCGATCCGCGCTGTGATGAAATTTTGGAAGATACATGTCTTAGCATACAAGCATTTCATAGAATACCTTGTGGTCAAGGAAAAAGTATACCTATCGAGAATCTTTGTAACGGTGTTGTTGATTGCATGGACAATGTCGATGAAGTTAACTGTACTCGTCAAG CAATGGAAAAAGTAAAGAAAGCTACCACAGTAATGTCAGAAATAGCTTCATCTCCTCATCGTCAATGTTTCCCATCAACGGACGGTGGCCTATTTGCAGCACAAAATCAAATTTTACGGGACGTATTACAGAATCAGATGGAGTTCTTAGAGAAACATCTTAATGTGACCTTACAGGAAACACGAAAAAATCCAacagatgatatttttattaaaaaggctGTGACAGATGTAGGTACGATATTGAGTACCCTATCATACGCTCTTGATGGATCCATTTGTGCACATCGCGTCGACCCCGATAATCCAAATGACACTGCCGCTCGTAAGTATAATGTTATAGAACTAGACGAACTAGAAGAAGAACCCAAGGCACCCAATTGGTCACCGAAGTCGTGCACTTGTAAAGGACAGTTTTGCAAAGACCCTTCTTGTGAAGATCCCTGTAAACGTATTTGCTGGCAGAGGTACAGCTTGAACCACTGGTCATGTCAAGCTACTAATAGCGCCACTAGCGTCTCCTTAGATGTCATCTGTGATGGCAAACTGGACTGTTTCGATCAATCTGATGAAAGTTATTGTGCAACAG atgcCAACGGCTTGAAATTTGAAGCTTTGAAAAAATACAGCACTTTACTAGATCTACTGACACTAAAATCTAAATCATACGAATTCGTCAAAAGCCGAAATAAACTGGTTGCAATGCATGCTTTAGTTCGTCAGCTACAGAAACATACTATTAAGACAAATGTTAATAGAGAAGTTGTAAAGACTCTTAGAGATGAAGCTTTTACGATGCTTGTCTCAATATACGATGATGTGTTAGAAGCTGGTAATTTAGGAGGATTAGAAGATTACTATATAATCTTAATGTCAATCAGCGAACTGTTGGTGGATGCCCTAAAACGTTCTAATACTGGAAATGAAATTCTGATACCCGCGGATGGGTGTTACTGTAGAGACGGACTTTGCGCTCTACGCAGGTGTAGCAAGAATTGTGTTCAAGCTTGTTTAGCGGAACCCTCACTAACCCAGTATCCATGTGGCTATAAAAACATATCTGTCCCAATTGATGCTATTTGTAATGGAAAAGAGAACTGTCCGAATGGACGAGATGAAAAGGATTGTAAAAAAG ACGTTTGTCGAGGACATCACCTGGTCGTACTGCGTCATAACATACAACATGTAGGAGTGAAACACAGGTCATCAGTTTTGGGCGAAGTCCTCGACTCATGGAAAGAAAAG GTGTCAGCGGCACTGTTCGTTGCTGAAGCTACTCAGAGGCCGAATCGTACTTCAATGGTTGAAATTATGAGGCGTGTCCTCCACGACCTCGTGATGGCATTCGCATCAATGGAAGACTCCAGGAAAGCTCATTCCGAGGTCGCACTCAAAGAATTCATAGCTATAGCTAATATAGTGATGCAGACGTTGAAAACTTGTGTATATTAA
- the LOC124634264 gene encoding 28S ribosomal protein S24, mitochondrial produces the protein MNTSMIRIAQSSFGSSGIIAKCSPVLASQIHTSAPLCRVVSGKYRITKKRDRPLTYEMANPPHYIAHRKSWNSWNTSSLKDGLRRSETALEDEFIRRFMTGTWHGLVCSEVIIKRQFNHIRVAAIIRRAVSPTKMYFLLGYTEELLSNWIQCPVTLELQTVDSFKDVVFKYI, from the exons atgaataCGTCTATGATTCGAATTGCTCAA TCGAGCTTCGGTAGTAGTGGAATAATAGCAAAATGTTCACCTGTGCTAGCATCACAAATTCACACTTCTGCCCCGCTATGTCGCGTGGTGTCAGGAAAGTACAGGATCACGAAGAAACGGGACAGGCCACTCACGTACGAAATGGCGAACCCTCCTCATTACATCGCTCATCGTAAATCATGGAACTCTTGGAATACCT CAAGTTTAAAAGATGGTCTCCGACGATCTGAAACAGCATTAGAAGATGAATTCATCCGAAGGTTTATGACTGGCACGTGGCATGGACTTGTTTGTAGTGAG GTCATAATCAAGCGCCAGTTCAACCACATCAGGGTGGCAGCAATCATCAGACGTGCCGTGTCACCCACCAAAATGTACTTCCTCCTTGGTTACACTGAAGAGCTACTGTCTAACTGGATCCAGTGCCCTGTGACCCTTGAGTTGCAGACCGTAGACAGTTTCAAAGATGTTGTGTTCAagtatatttaa
- the LOC124634263 gene encoding uncharacterized protein LOC124634263 — MADRTPYYGWGAPPPHGYPPPHGHPHPMYPGQPGVVFYPVHPAYFYPYPGGQMPPPPDGGEVTVVDNSEPELPGETVELPWSTYRWVPACLSQRSIPPGALRVGTDVDGDEIYAGRAPHEGDILPAKVIPTKNACYVCWGGEEIVKDQFEVLVPAMFSWQFSTGGEVPPGAVAAGVTADGEKLYYGRVTHDGCTTPGKIQSSHGVCYYPFGGEERSSAEYEVLVLM, encoded by the exons ATGGCAG ATCGTACGCCGTATTATGGTTGGGGCGCCCCACCACCCCATGGCTATCCTCCACCGCACGGTCACCCTCACCCCATGTACCCGGGTCAACCCGGGGTAGTGTTCTACCCCGTGCACCCCGCGTACTTCTACCCCTACCCTGGTGGGCAAATGCCTCCGCCTCCCGATGGCGGTGAAGTCACTGTGGTCGATAACTCAGAGCCTGAATTGCCCGGAGAAACTGTCGAGTTGCCGTGGA GTACATACCGTTGGGTCCCCGCATGCTTGAGCCAGCGCTCCATCCCCCCCGGCGCGCTGCGCGTGGGCACCGATGTGGACGGAGACGAGATCTACGCCGGCAGGGCTCCCCATGAGGGTGACATCCTGCCCGCCAAGGTCATCCCCACCAAGAACGCCTGCTACGTTTGCTGGGGTGGCGAGGAGATCGTCAAGGATCAGTTTGAG GTGCTAGTCCCCGCGATGTTCTCGTGGCAGTTCTCCACTGGTGGAGAGGTTCCCCCCGGCGCAGTAGCCGCGGGTGTCACCGCTGACGGCGAGAAGTTGTACTACGGAAGAGTCACACATGACGGATGCACCACTCCTGGCAAG ATCCAGTCTAGTCACGGCGTCTGCTACTACCCCTTCGGTGGCGAGGAGAGGAGCTCAGCCGAATACGAAGTCCTCGTCCTCATGTAA
- the LOC124634262 gene encoding uncharacterized protein LOC124634262, producing the protein MKAVVGFVMLMLGAVWTDMAGECDMASFYTELGCTPVAREDGGLCPEAFTCPDLHPDPTMCYYKGVSYGDRSPIPQSLIKNPCSQACSCSVFSGEPQFNCAAVDCVETFDNDMQQQCINTFEVDSCCSVGTVCGKDAIAQLKTCEVDGQTYREGQTYQPKNTRKTCVCTANYNATDDAAYCRTIDCGIEIHYQSDLVQNCAPVFPGNMRGCPIGFECPSEKTKVVRGLNIRNLTAQCVFGNSTLIVGDEVTVEDTCTKCTCNVPPFVTCMRKNSCDSTVQ; encoded by the exons ATGAAGGCTGTTGTCGGTTTTGTGATGCTCA TGCTGGGTGCGGTATGGACCGACATGGCTGGTGAATGTGACATGGCAAGCTTCTATACGGAGCTGGGCTGCACTCCGGTAGCCAGAGAGGATGGCGGTCTGTGCCCTGAAGCGTTCACCTGTCCTGATCTACATCCAGACCCTACGATGTGTTACTACAA AGGCGTCTCCTACGGTGACAGGTCCCCCATACCACAATCGCTGATCAAGAACCCGTGTTCCCAAGCCTGCAGCTGCAGCGTGTTTTCCGGGGAGCCACAGTTCAATTGCGCGGCCGTCGACTGTGTGGAGACGTTTGACAACGATATGCAGCAGCAATGTATCAACACTTTTGAGGTAGACTCGTGTTGCAGCGTCGGCACTGTCTGTG GCAAAGACGCGATAGCTCAGCTGAAAACCTGCGAGGTGGATGGCCAGACGTACCGCGAGGGTCAGACCTACCAGCCTAAGAACACGCGCAAGACGTGCGTCTGCACCGCTAACTACAATGCGACTGACGATGCGGCTTACTGCAGGACTATAGACTGCGGCATAGAGATCCACTACCAGTCAGATTTGGTGCAGAACTGTGCTCCTGTGTTCCCCGGCAATATGAGAGGTTGTCCTATTGGATTTGAGTGCC cATCCGAAAAGACCAAAGTAGTCCGCGGTCTCAACATCCGCAACTTAACAGCACAATGCGTGTTCGGCAACAGCACCCTGATCGTGGGTGACGAGGTAACAGTCGAGGATACCTGCACCAAGTGCACCTGCAACGTGCCTCCATTCGTCACCTGCATGAGGAAGAACTCCTGTGACTCTACTGTTCAGTAG